The Streptomyces sp. WZ-12 genome segment TGCACGACCCGGGTCACCTGGGCCGTCGTCTCCGCCAGGCACACCTTCTCGGGCGAGGCCACCCAGCGCTGGTTCCACCCCCGGACCACGTCCGGATACCTCTTGTCGGACGGCGTGATGACGGTGACCGGCTCAGCGGCCGACTCGCCCGCGCCGTCGGCCGCGACCGCCGTCCCGGACAGGCCCGTTCCCCCTAACAGCGCGGCACTCCCGGCCACGGCGCCCGCGGCGAGGACGTCCCGCCGCCGCATCGCGCCCTCATCGTTCCCCCTCATGCCAACTCCTCGCTGTTTCACCGTAGTTATGGTCGATTGACGCGATCACGCTGGGGAGCGCACCGGGGTGCCGGCACCCCGGGAACTGCGCTCGAAGCCGAGCCGGCCCCCGCCGGCGTGCGGGTCAGCAGGCGTGCGGCCGCACCGACTGGCGGTGCCGGAAGACGTTGCGCGGGTCGTACGCCGTCTTCACCCGCCGCAACCTTGAGTAGTTCTCCTTGTAGTACAGCTCGTGCCAGGGCACGTTGGACTTGTTGTACGCCAGGTCGTTCAGGTCGGTGTCCGGGTAGTTGACGTAGCAGCCGTCGGTGACGTCGTTCGGCACCGGCACACCGCCGGTCTCGACATACGTCTCCGCGTAGCTCTCCCGCGCCCAGGCGATGTACTTCGCGTCGTCGGCGGAGTCGTTCCACAGCACGGACCAGAGCATCTTGAACGCCGCGTCCCGGTGGACGAGGGCGGTCTCCCGTTCGCCGACCGCGTGCGTCCGGCCACCGTAGGGCGTCAACTGGATATTGATCTTCGGGTTGTCGATGTCGGTGCGCGTGAGGTGCTTGTACAGCGTCTCCGCGTGTGCCCGCGGGAAGTTCGCCTTCATGTAGGCCGACTTGTACTTCGCCCGCAGCGTGGGGTCGTTGAGCTGCGGGTTGGTGGTGCCCATGAAGCGGGTGCACTGCAACCAGGGCATCCGCTGCGGCTTGGCCAGATGCGGCATCGGGCCCACCAACTCGCCCATCGGCTCGGTCAGCGCGCCCGGCCCCGTGCTGACCCCGGCGCTCATGTACGCGAGGTACTCGTCGAGCAGCTTCTCGGCGTGCGGGACACCCGCGTCGACCTGGGTGACCAGCCCGATCTGGCCGTTGGACTGGTGGTTGAGCAACATGAAACTCGTCACGAAGCGGTTGGGGCTGTCCGGTGCCATGTTCGCGACGTGCCAGGACGCGTAGTTCTGCACCAACCGGACGAACTCGTCCCGGGTCAGGTCGCGCCACGACCACGACACCGCGCTGAACAGCACCTCGGCCGGCGGCCTGGGCAGCAGCCGGCACGGGTCGGTGCCGGTCGCACCCGGCGAGCGGAAGAAGTAGCGCGTCACGACCCCGAAGTTGCCCCCGCCACCGCCGGTGTGGGCCCACCACAGGTCCCGGTGCGGGTCGTCCGGCTCCCGGGTGGCGACCACCGTCCGGACCGAGCCGTCGGCGGTCACATGGACCACCTCCACCGCATACAGGTGGTCGACGACGAGGCCGTCGCGGCGCACCAACATGCCCCAACCGCCGCCGCTGACGTGCCCACCGACCCCGACCGAATAGCAGATCCCGCCCGGGATGGTCACACCCCAGGTGCCGTACAGCTTCTCGTAGACGTCCAGCAGCCCGGCACCGGCCTCCACCGCGATCGCATTGAGCCCCCGGTGGTAGTACACGGCCTTCATCCTCGACAGGTCGAGCACCACCTGGGTGCCCGCATTGAAGACGAAGTCCTCCAGGCAGTGGCCGCCGCTGCGCACGGTCAGCCGCTTGTCACG includes the following:
- a CDS encoding FAD-binding oxidoreductase — protein: MVHHPADEAVGRCENHGSDGVRAAGSMTVTPDDRQYPDLVRALNARFVAHPESVRVVDAPSQVPAVVAEAVRRDKRLTVRSGGHCLEDFVFNAGTQVVLDLSRMKAVYYHRGLNAIAVEAGAGLLDVYEKLYGTWGVTIPGGICYSVGVGGHVSGGGWGMLVRRDGLVVDHLYAVEVVHVTADGSVRTVVATREPDDPHRDLWWAHTGGGGGNFGVVTRYFFRSPGATGTDPCRLLPRPPAEVLFSAVSWSWRDLTRDEFVRLVQNYASWHVANMAPDSPNRFVTSFMLLNHQSNGQIGLVTQVDAGVPHAEKLLDEYLAYMSAGVSTGPGALTEPMGELVGPMPHLAKPQRMPWLQCTRFMGTTNPQLNDPTLRAKYKSAYMKANFPRAHAETLYKHLTRTDIDNPKINIQLTPYGGRTHAVGERETALVHRDAAFKMLWSVLWNDSADDAKYIAWARESYAETYVETGGVPVPNDVTDGCYVNYPDTDLNDLAYNKSNVPWHELYYKENYSRLRRVKTAYDPRNVFRHRQSVRPHAC